In Mytilus edulis chromosome 13, xbMytEdul2.2, whole genome shotgun sequence, a single window of DNA contains:
- the LOC139500131 gene encoding putative leucine-rich repeat-containing protein DDB_G0290503 translates to MERPRTQKNRIVNNSLVDTPVGNSIESARQVLYGQHLNYVPFNTPANLHGNPQQKLVFSDQPSPQISNAQNTQICLESILNDIYTKLSHLDALPSIDKRLGGIESRFSSLETELAEVKQDMKQIEGRITGSENVVKKIENRFCFITEEFDNMRQENMELKEKLLEVQSRSMRENLLFGGILEDPREKDDYDNIETETVLKKFIKEKLKINEEIKFHIVHRLRPRKDAKPRTIVAKFESRKDRNKVLRAAPAKLKETSFSVFEQYPYEMVERRNVLWPIFKREQRLGNHARLKEDKLYVNGHRIYPEDVIEAQKNASNVPNNPSQDNMYPSQQGSQFLREHFGSRDESRADSEFVLWVKVDIPMQLTKIMFGCIYVPPENSRYSSKDAFDEIETELITLKDQSTATALLGDFNARTGSLCDYIIPDDELSKILNHDGIDEIDRCLYDFYNLCLYNVSLQRSSEDKGRINVYGNKLLQLCKNNCLYIANGRIGNDKNMGKVTSKETSLVDYLIVSGDLFPYITEFEVIDFDSLFSDIHCRLQFNLSAMLPDDLLDKNNSPNVPSKHIRWIGDKRDQFVDSVESKLTIDNLSNQLDTLDMTNENFQTDLNELVESLNKVFLDSAFENFGNKPAKINRNSKQHQPWFNAQCRLKRDNFHQAKKTHNLFKTEESRYDLKKASKAYKTVMNKSYEEFQFKAENELRSMDQHDPKKLWNVLNNFERPQDKNTPIDLDELHAYFKKLNTDGERDDVDFEIPDCNDERVNAILNGKITENEIFKAVKDLKNGKAPGYDMVINEYVKSTIQFMMPLYLKLFNKILDSGAIPEAWTLGIILPFFKNKGDPLNPDSYRGITLVSSLGKLFTAILNGRLSKYADLFEIIPKAQAGFRKGYSTLDNIFCLHVLIELYLSFDDTIILAETVES, encoded by the exons ATGGAGAGACCTCGCACACAGAAGAATCGCATTGTAAATAACTCATTAGTGGACACTCCTGTTGGAAATTCAATCGAAAGTGCACGCCAAGTTTTATATGGACAGCATCTTAACTATGTACCTTTCAACACACCAGCAAATCTGCATGGCAACCCACAACAGAAATTGGTTTTCTCCGATCAACCCTCCCCCCAAATTTCGAACGCACAAAATACACAAATCTGTCTAGAATCTATATTAAATGACATTTATACAAAACTGTCACATCTAGATGCTTTACCGTCGATTGATAAACGTCTAGGGGGGATCGAAAGCAGATTCTCATCATTAGAGACAGAACTTGCCGAAGTCAAGCAAGATATGAAGCAAATAGAAGGCAGAATAACTGGATCTGAAAACGTAGTTAAAAAGATTGAAAACAGATTTTGCTTTATAACGGAGGAATTCGATAATATGAGACAAGAAAATATGGAACTAAAAGAAAAGCTTCTCGAAGTTCAGTCAAGGTCGATGAGGGAAAATCTTCTTTTTGGTGGTATACTCGAAGATCCGAGGGAAAAAGATGACTATGATAATATTGAAACGGAAACAGTCCTTAAgaaatttatcaaagaaaaactTAAGATAAACGAAGAAATCAAATTTCATATTGTTCACCGCCTCCGACCACGCAAGGACGCTAAACCAAGAACCATAGTAGCTAAATTTGAAAGTCGAAAGGATAGAAACAAAGTTCTTAGAGCTGCCCCTGCTAAACTGAAAGAAACATCTTTCAGCGTCTTTGAGCAATATCCATACGAAATGGTAGAAAGAAGAAATGTTCTATGGCCTATTTTCAAACGAGAACAACGTCTAGGAAATCATGCACGTCTTAAAGAAGACAAGCTATACGTCAATGGTCACAGAATATATCCTGAAGATGTAATTGAAGCTCAGAAAAATGCTTCCAATGTACCCAACAACCCTTCGCAAGACAACATGTATCCATCTCAACAAGGCAGTCAATTTCTAAGGGAGCACTTTGGCTCACGAGACGAATCAAGAGCAG ACTCTGAGTTTGTACTTTGGGTTAAAGTAGATATTCCAATGCAATTAACTAAAATTATGTTTGGTTGTATTTATGTACCTCCCGAAAATTCAAGGTACTCCTCCAAGGATGCCTTTGATGAAATTGAAACAGAATTAATTACGTTAAAAGATCAAAGCACTGCAACTGCACTACTTGGCGATTTTAATGCCAGAACAGGGTCTCTTTGTGATTATATTATACCAGACGATGaactttcaaaaattttgaatcatGATGGAATAGATGAGATAGATAGATGTTTATATGacttttacaatttatgtttatataatgtATCCTTACAAAGATCGTCTGAGGACAAAGGTCGCATCAATGTATATGGTAACAAACTTTTGCaattatgtaaaaacaattgTTTATATATTGCCAATGGCAGAATTGGTAACGACAAAAATATGGGCAAAGTAACTAGCAAAGAAACTAGTCTAGTTGATTACTTAATAGTATCAGGAGATTTGTTCCCCTATATTACGGAATTTGAAGTTATTGATTTTGATTCGTTATTTTCTGATATTCATTGTAGATTGCAATTCAATCTTTCAGCGATGTTACCTGATGATTTGcttgataaaaacaattcacCGAATGTGCCTAGTAAGCATATTCGTTGGATTGGTGACAAAAGAGATCAATTTGTTGACAGCGTTGAAAGTAAATTGACCATTGATAACTTGTCGAACCAGTTAGACACGCTTGATATGActaatgaaaattttcaaactgACCTTAACGAATTAGTCGAAAGTTTAAATAAAGTGTTTCTTGATTCAGCCTTCGAAAATTTCGGAAATAAACCCGCCAAAATTAATCGAAATTCAAAACAACACCAACCGTGGTTTAATGCGCAATGTCGTTTAAAACGAGATAATTTTCATCAAGCAAAGAAAacacataatttatttaaaacagagGAAAGTAGATACGATTTGAAAAAAGCTAGTAAGGCATATAAAACAGTAATGAACAAAAGTTACGAGGAGTTTCAATTTAAAGCTGAAAACGAGCTGCGTAGTATGGATCAACATGATCCAAAAAAATTATGGaatgttttgaataattttgaaagaCCACAGGATAAAAACACACCAATCGATCTTGATGAACTTCAcgcttattttaaaaaattgaacacAGACGGAGAACGAGATGATGtagattttgaaataccagattGCAATGACGAACGTGTAAATGCAATCTTAAATGGTAAAATTacagaaaatgaaatttttaaagccgttaaagatttaaaaaacgGAAAAGCGCCAGGTTACGATATGGTCATCAATGAATATGTGAAATCTACCATTCAATTTATGATGCCCCTTTATCttaagttatttaataaaatattagactCTGGAGCCATTCCTGAAGCTTGGACATTAGgtattattttgccatttttcaaaaataaggGGGACCCCCTTAACCCTGACTCATACAGAGGAATTACTCTAGTATCTTCTCTGGGAAAATTATTTACTGCCATACTGAATGGGAGACTTTCAAAATATGCAGACTTATTTGAAATAATTCCAAAAGCACAAGCTGGCTTCAGGAAAGGCTATTCAACTCTGGataacatattttgtttacatgtgCTGATAGAATTATATTTATCATTTG ATGACACTATCATACTTGCTGAAACAGTTGAAAGTTGA
- the LOC139501125 gene encoding ATP-dependent RNA helicase DDX19B-like: protein MADLDWGASVDEQEQKLTAKSNEAKSWADQVEEFDINQQVDNLKITKPNQPETVNGAGSAASGEPKSTPDPGGAAEGGPEDGGNTKEDESLLRKLIHSKLISSKANLEVLQKDPNSPLYSVKTFEALNLKKELLEGVYKMGFTAPSKIQETALPTLLADP from the exons ATGGCAGATTTAGACTGGGGTGCATCTGTAGATGAACAAgaacagaaattaacagctaag aGTAATGAAGCAAAAAGCTGGGCGGATCAGGTAGAAGAATTTGACATCAATCAGCAG GTTGACAATCTGAAAATAACCAAACCAAACCAACCTGAGACAGTAAATGGTGCAGGGTCAGCGGCCAGTGGAGAACCAAAATCTACTCCTGACCCAGGAGGCGCTGCCGAAGGTGGCCCAGAAGATGGCG GGAATACTAAAGAAGATGAATCATTGCTGAGGAAATTGATCCACTCAAAGTTGATATCCTCAAAAGCAAATTTAGAAGTTTTGCAGAAAGATCCTAATTCTCCATTGTATTCTGTAAAAACATTTGAAGCTTTGAATTT gAAAAAAGAATTGTTAGAAGGTGTTTACAAGATGGGATTCACAGCTCCTTCAAAGATACAAGAAACAGCATTGCCAACTCTCTTAGCGGACCCGTAA